A region of Curvibacter sp. AEP1-3 DNA encodes the following proteins:
- a CDS encoding SMP-30/gluconolactonase/LRE family protein — protein sequence MHTPPTPVWPAELLLGEGPLWHAPSKRFFFVDIHGCAVHAWTPSPELRQSWKMPERVGWLIPRKDGDGFMAGFQSGIVRLWLEPEVRWELVAQPHPGQPTVRLNDAKADAHGRIWAGSMDNDDPGRRQGQLARLSADGTCDIVEKDIYIANGPAIAADASWMLHTDSFLNTVYRYRMDAQGNLTEKTVWRVFTDEEGTPDGMTLDAAGNVWIAFWGGACIRRFTPEGECLQSIAMPATQITSISFGGDDLKTMLVTSARVGLSDAVLAEYPLSGSVFTLQTDATGVLPLAFG from the coding sequence CCCCTGTCTGGCCGGCAGAATTGCTGCTGGGCGAAGGCCCCTTGTGGCACGCACCCAGCAAGCGGTTTTTCTTTGTGGACATTCACGGATGTGCGGTCCACGCTTGGACGCCTTCCCCTGAACTGCGTCAGAGCTGGAAGATGCCTGAGCGCGTGGGCTGGCTGATTCCCCGCAAAGACGGCGATGGCTTTATGGCCGGTTTTCAGAGCGGCATCGTGCGGCTTTGGCTAGAGCCTGAGGTGCGCTGGGAACTGGTGGCTCAACCCCATCCCGGACAACCCACAGTCAGGCTGAATGACGCCAAAGCGGATGCACATGGCCGCATTTGGGCGGGGTCCATGGACAACGACGACCCCGGTCGTAGACAAGGCCAGTTGGCACGGCTGAGTGCGGATGGGACCTGCGACATCGTGGAAAAAGACATCTACATCGCCAATGGTCCCGCCATTGCAGCGGATGCTTCTTGGATGTTGCACACCGACAGCTTCCTGAACACGGTGTACCGCTATCGCATGGATGCGCAAGGCAATCTCACCGAGAAAACGGTGTGGCGCGTGTTCACCGACGAGGAAGGCACTCCGGACGGCATGACGTTGGATGCCGCCGGGAACGTGTGGATTGCATTCTGGGGCGGCGCTTGCATACGCCGTTTCACTCCGGAGGGCGAATGCCTGCAATCCATCGCAATGCCCGCCACACAGATCACCAGCATCAGCTTCGGCGGCGATGACTTGAAGACCATGTTGGTGACCTCGGCACGTGTAGGCTTGAGCGATGCGGTCCTGGCGGAATACCCGCTCTCCGGCAGCGTGTTCACCTTGCAAACCGATGCGACCGGGGTCTTGCCCCTCGCCTTCGGTTAA
- a CDS encoding MATE family efflux transporter: MSTPPRLRLNTIAGPLLGEFLLGMTVAMGGLWLASHESDVAAGAFGLVNQILETLNVAFRVLAIGLGVMVTQYLGGEQQAAARRAALLALGASTWVGSMIVVLVVAGNDQALEWLNAPQAVAALAAPYLQWFAPALLLDAYNLSMAAVLRAHLFAKDSLRIMVAMHATHLGLAFLIMRGWGEWDGMGLEGYAIAMLISRALGLLLHLWFWRVRMQLIPGARDWWTFSWKDLAPVLRVGVPGAGVEMTYRAAFMVSVAATARLGVTALATHSYTLQLLKYVLLTSMAIGWACEIMVGRLIGAGDLREANGLVRKAVRNGLLASGSLALLAALGAPWLMRAFTKDAAVLEAAQTLLWISLLLETGRVFNLILNGALRATGDAIFPAASSVASLVLVLGVGSFWLGRLFGLPGIWLAYAIDEWIRGLLLLARWVWRGWLPNARDSRRRLRADAP, encoded by the coding sequence ATGAGTACTCCACCCCGGTTGCGGCTGAATACGATCGCCGGGCCTTTGCTCGGCGAATTTCTTTTGGGCATGACCGTGGCCATGGGCGGGCTGTGGCTGGCATCGCACGAGTCTGATGTGGCGGCCGGTGCCTTCGGCTTGGTCAACCAGATTCTTGAAACCCTCAATGTCGCTTTTCGCGTCCTGGCTATCGGGCTGGGGGTGATGGTCACCCAGTACCTCGGCGGGGAGCAGCAAGCCGCAGCCCGGCGCGCTGCACTGTTGGCACTGGGTGCGAGCACCTGGGTCGGCAGCATGATCGTTGTGTTGGTGGTCGCCGGCAATGACCAAGCGCTGGAGTGGCTCAATGCCCCGCAAGCGGTAGCTGCTTTGGCAGCTCCGTATTTGCAGTGGTTTGCTCCGGCATTACTGCTGGATGCCTACAACCTGAGCATGGCCGCGGTGCTGCGCGCGCACCTGTTCGCGAAGGATTCCTTGCGCATCATGGTGGCCATGCATGCCACCCACTTGGGACTGGCATTTCTGATCATGCGGGGCTGGGGTGAGTGGGACGGTATGGGCCTGGAGGGCTATGCGATTGCCATGCTGATCAGCCGTGCATTGGGACTACTGTTGCACTTGTGGTTCTGGCGGGTACGCATGCAATTGATCCCTGGCGCACGGGATTGGTGGACTTTCTCATGGAAGGACTTGGCTCCTGTGCTGCGGGTAGGCGTGCCCGGTGCGGGGGTCGAGATGACCTACCGGGCTGCCTTCATGGTGTCGGTGGCTGCTACCGCGCGTTTGGGTGTAACGGCACTGGCCACCCACTCCTACACTTTGCAGCTGCTGAAATACGTGTTGCTCACGAGTATGGCGATCGGCTGGGCATGCGAAATCATGGTCGGGCGCTTGATAGGGGCGGGCGATTTGCGTGAGGCCAATGGATTGGTGCGCAAAGCCGTGCGCAATGGCTTGCTGGCATCCGGCTCACTCGCTTTGCTGGCTGCGCTAGGCGCTCCCTGGTTGATGCGAGCTTTTACCAAGGACGCTGCGGTCCTTGAAGCTGCACAGACCTTGCTTTGGATCTCGTTACTGTTGGAGACCGGCCGCGTATTCAACCTGATTTTGAATGGTGCCCTGCGTGCCACTGGCGACGCCATCTTTCCCGCGGCGTCCAGTGTGGCGTCGTTGGTGTTGGTGCTTGGTGTGGGCTCGTTCTGGTTGGGGCGCCTGTTCGGACTGCCCGGCATCTGGCTGGCTTATGCGATTGACGAGTGGATCCGCGGGCTATTGCTGTTGGCCCGTTGGGTGTGGCGCGGCTGGCTGCCCAATGCCCGGGACAGCCGCCGACGCCTGCGAGCCGACGCCCCTTAA